The Argiope bruennichi chromosome 9, qqArgBrue1.1, whole genome shotgun sequence genome contains a region encoding:
- the LOC129983599 gene encoding histidine-rich glycoprotein-like, with amino-acid sequence MIAKVLLVAVFCTVAAASHYEHHHEHHHHPQPYKFGYEIKDHHGSQHRHEHGDGHGHVQGSYGFTDHRGIHREVHYVADHQGFRATVKTNEPGTANQDPAHVKLHSNAHYAHHHHEPHHHGHHHHEHHGHHHHGHAHVYHHQDHHHGHHHG; translated from the exons ATGATTGCTAAG gtACTTCTCGTTGCTGTTTTCTGCACTGTTGCTGCTGCAAGTCATTATGAGCATCACCATGAG caTCATCACCATCCACAGCCCTACAAATTCGGCTATGAAATAAAGGATCACCACGGATCTCAGCACAGACATGAACACGGAGATGGTCATGGCCATGTACAAGGCAGTTATGGTTTCACTGACCACAGAGGCATTCACAGAGAAGTCCATTACGTAGCTGACCATCAGGGATTCAGAGCCACTGTCAAGACCAACGAACCAGGAACCGCCAATCAAGATCCAGCCCATGTCAAATTGCATTCTAATGCCCATTATGCTCACCATCATCATGAGCCACATCACCACGGACACCATCACCATGAACATCATGGTCATCATCACCATGGGCATGCTCACGTGTACCATCACCAAGATCACCATCATGGACACCACCACGGTTAA